The window cccggaaaaaaaaaaataaagactcctaattgcTTCCTAAAACTTAGACTAACAAAAACAAGGTtgggacccggttcatcttggtttggatTCTCAAACGGGTTCGGTTCGAGCCGGCCCGGCCCACGGAACAGCTCCTACATCACTTGTGGATGCCAATAGGTTAGTTTCATTGTTAGTTGTGAAATACCTTCAAAATGTAAAGTCATTAAATATCTTGAGAAGAGTCACAATGTAGTCTAGGAGGAAGTCCCGATGAGAATTTAGAACTCTCCCAGTCAGTCTATAAAAGGATGCATGTAAGCATTTTGAAGTTAAAAAGTTAGAATGAAATAGTTGTGAGATGTTCCCAATATGATGTTAGGGTGGTTAGTGAGATACTAGCCTATGCTTGGGGTGAGATTCTTCACGTCATATCTTCTTATCTTTATTACATCTTCCTTCGTtattaaaatttctcaattctGGTAATGTTCTCACATCCCCACTATCCTATCTATCGAGGATTCTGATTTTGTTGCAAGGACTAAACCAGGATcccattattttaatattagagCCATGGCCAATGGTAGTTCTAATACTCCAAACCAGACCCCAGACTCCATAGTACAAGTAATTAACTGGTCATATGACCATGATGGAGCAGTGCTTTGATTCTATATTTCCCCGGAGATGGACAACCAGTCCAAATCAACAACCAATAACACCCATCGGATCATGAACCGACCAGCATTTAGAAACATTACTCCTCAAACCACTTTTGAGGAGGATGTGCGACCATACTTTGATCAAGGCACACCGCAACAACGCCAAGATGAGACTTGCAAAGTGAAGATTGAGTTGAAGGAGTACAGCCACAAAGAGGCAGTGCTTGACGATTCTGAGACAGAAAACCAACAAGTAAAGGATTCTCATGTGGAAGTCTCCGTTGAAGAGAACCGTCAAAATAATGTACCCCATGAAGCCGTGACTACTCAAGACGAGTTCTTATTACTGTCAGAATTCATTGAATTTGTGATTCCACCTCACTACTTTGAAGTGAAAGCTCCTAGGGTTGACGACTTTATTTCTGACATCCCTACATCACCAGAGTTTTGTTTCAGACTGGTCAAAGTTGCTACTGACATATTACCCCGTCGTCACTACAATACTTTTGGACAAGTTTTTTTCAAGCCAGTGAGAATAGATGTAGACCAAGAGAGGTTCCAACACAAGTATTCACACTGGAACAAGCCCAAATCAAAGTCTAATTAGTTAAATAAGATAGGTTATATGGGTCATAGGCTGggaatttttatgttttctattgtaatgggcctaatttgAAAGCTCATTTATAAGGTATGAATGGCCCATAAAAATTTAACTAATCAGTTGTATCTAGCCCTCTCAAGTTGTGAAGTCTTGGGGATGTCAATAGTTTAGTTTCATTGCTAATTGTGAAAAAACCTTGAAAATGTAAGTCACTAAATATCTTGAAAGGAGTTCCAGTGTAAGTCCTTGGAAATGAACAGACCATTAAGTTTAGGTGGAAGTCCCAATGAGAGTCTAGAACTCTCCCAGCCACTCTATAAAAGGGCTGCATGTAAGCATTTTGAAAAAAGTTAAAAAGTTGAAAGAAATTTCTAGTTTTACACCAATAGCTGTGAGATCCAGCAGAGCCCAGTGAGATGTTATCCCGCTGTTCCTGGTGTGATGCTGGGGTGGTTAGTGAGATACTAGCCTAGGCTTGGGGTGAGACCCTTCAACTCATATTCTCTTACCTTTTTTACTTCTTCCTTTGGTATTACAATTACTCAATTCGGGTTGTGTTCTCACCTCCCTACAATCCTACCTATTGAGGATTATGTTTTTATTGCATTAGGGTGACAAACATCATTTGCACTCAAAAGAAGAATATTAGGGCAAGAATCAATTTTCTGTTCTAGTTGGGATAGATGTCATGCGCATGAGATGATTGATGTCTGATACCATGGTGGTGTTTACCATGTGCAAGAGATGATTATAGATTTTGAGAACAACAAACTCGATTTTCAACATAATcttctattttcaaattttttttcaatttctccCAATAAATTCACGACTGCTACACATTCTACTGTTAACGCGAACTTCCCACAACTCTCATCATGAAAATCATTCTGATAAAGCATAAGCATTTACAAATAGTGTCTCAAAGAATTACAGGGAAAAAAAAGGACGTCTGCTAATTGGGTCTAATCTGATAACAAACTAAATTGCTAAtatggacatcaaaacaaatagcACATGCAGTTAAAGGAAACTTTTGGTTATAAATAAATTCTTTTATATTGCTCAAGTAATAGCAAAGCTCTCACCATCTCATTACAAGATTTAAGTATTACTGAAtcattaaaatcagatttcaagaCCTACTTTCCCTGATCTAGATTTAAAAGGGAATAATGAATGAGACAAACTTAACACAAAATGAAGCAACTTCAGTATATATTTTTACCCCACCAATCAACAccacattaaaaaaatttaaataaaaaaagaaaataatttaagaACACTTTGTTTGACCCTAGGGGAATGCCAGCTCCATGCGGGATTCGCACCCTAGCTGGTCCTAGACCATCCTGAGCActgaccttcttcttcttcatatatgaaaaatcaaaaaataaatatggtGCATTTTCAGTGTCAGTTCATAAATAGAAAATGGAGTTATTTCCGTGATCACCCACTTATAGCTTATAGGGCAAAGAAAAAATCCACCCCAGAATAgttatcttctctttttctagAACATTTCTTTCATTTATATGGATAGATTTTGAATAAGACATGTACAGAAACTTTTCCCAttctaaaaaattatattattttaacttTATTATTTAAAATCTTAGAATGGCATTCTTTTGAtcctttccctctcttctcccgATTTTTTTCAATTATTCTCCTATTCCAAATTTCAGTTGGAATTTATAATATAACTTATTGTATGGATTTATCTAACTGTAGttgaaacaaaaacagaatattAGAGTTCAAAAAGAATATCAGAACTCATATCATTGACTTAATTCGTTTCAAACATAGTTCTCTTCGGATTCTATATCCAATTTCATATAAACTTGTGTCATTTCTTTTGAAAGTCTCAGATAAGAAACTACAAACAAGAAAATATAGgcatttatggattttttttattttcaaaattggaTAACAAGGGCAAATAGCTGCAGGACAAGTTTACCAACCTCTCTCTTTCAACACTTTCTTCAGCATGATCTAGAGGTTGTGAACGGGGTTTTAAATTCAATTTGGGGCGCTCAACTGTCCGGTTCCCCatttcggcaccagctgaccctGGTTTTGGAGGATTTGCATTTGCAAATGATTCATTGACAACTTCCACATGAACAGATTGGTACCCCTAGATGCAACAAAACGGCAAGCTTACATTACAGTCATCTCAGAAAAGAATGCAAGAAAGCTTAAATAATTCATCAACCAAATACCTGCTGCTTAAATTCCACAACTGGTGCTTCTGAAGTCTCCAAAGGCTTTGACCTAGGAAGGAGCTTCAGTTTAGGCCTCTCAGATACTTCTGGAGGCACTGATGGTTGAGTTTGGGACCCGGCAAATTTACCTTCAGTGGAAGCAGGCCGAACAGCATTAGGATAGATCGGCAAGCTCCCATCTTTTACTTCTAGATATATCGGAGACCTCGCCCTGTCTTTTGCCTCCAGATACAAGGGAGATCTCACCCTCTCATAATCTGGCAATTCCCTCCCACTACCGCGAACACTATCATCAGCAATGCTACCCCTTTCAGTAAAACTTCCACGCATTGCATCGTGGTCACCCCTTTCACTGATTGGGGTGACACCAATATATGCATTGTTATCTTTCGAGTGACAATCACTCTCTGTGTCAGAGTATCTAATTACTTCAATATCAGGAGAATGATGGATCGGATGCTTAGTTTGCCATCTACCCGATGATACCTTTTCAAGGGCGCTAGCTTGTGCAAACCTGGAGATAACACTAGGACCAGACAAGGTAGCAGAAGGCACCGGCTCACAGACACCGACAACCTCCTTCCTTGTCCCCCACGCATTTGGATGAGAACTAGCAGAAGCCTGACCATTATTACCAGCTTGGATATGCGTGTTCATCCCCATGGAAGCTGCTCCAGTGAATCTCGCCGGGAAGGAACTGGGAGCCACACCTGGTGAATGAGAAACAGATGTTGAAATCTGTCCAGTGAACTTCCCAGCAGATATAGAATCTGCCTTCTGTTCTGGACCACTAGGAGGAACACGAAGGCTTTCATCACTGACGGATCGACGTGGGACAGACACGCCATCCAATGGCTTGCGTTCATCCTCATCGAAGTTCCGGCCGAGGTGTGGAGGATGCGACAGGAGAGAAGCTTTCTCGTCAAAATTACGAGTCGCACCAGAAGATCCTGGCCGCGAACGATGATCGGATCTGCCCATAGGGTTTCCCCAGGAGGTCGGCATCTGACGTTCGAAACCAGGACGATCGGAAGGTCTTACAATGCTGgaaaaaaggtataaatttagAAGTAGAATAGCAATCAAGAGATCTATCATGTACAGATGAACTAGAACAAaatgaatttaatttaaaaataacagaagaaatatGAATGCCCCAAGCCGATAATATAATGCGACTGACAGGAACCTGCTGCGAGGGAAAGACgcaaaaaaattttg is drawn from Telopea speciosissima isolate NSW1024214 ecotype Mountain lineage chromosome 1, Tspe_v1, whole genome shotgun sequence and contains these coding sequences:
- the LOC122671082 gene encoding uncharacterized protein LOC122671082 isoform X2, yielding MKRREAKGRGRMSKKKAFSGSTMTLKDFHGGSIPSDLPLPSAPGVIVRPSDRPGFERQMPTSWGNPMGRSDHRSRPGSSGATRNFDEKASLLSHPPHLGRNFDEDERKPLDGVSVPRRSVSDESLRVPPSGPEQKADSISAGKFTGQISTSVSHSPGVAPSSFPARFTGAASMGMNTHIQAGNNGQASASSHPNAWGTRKEVVGVCEPVPSATLSGPSVISRFAQASALEKVSSGRWQTKHPIHHSPDIEVIRYSDTESDCHSKDNNAYIGVTPISERGDHDAMRGSFTERGSIADDSVRGSGRELPDYERVRSPLYLEAKDRARSPIYLEVKDGSLPIYPNAVRPASTEGKFAGSQTQPSVPPEVSERPKLKLLPRSKPLETSEAPVVEFKQQGYQSVHVEVVNESFANANPPKPGSAGAEMGNRTVERPKLNLKPRSQPLDHAEESVERERKALFGGARPREFVLKERGIDDVAINNLDTTQQPTRIKHELNKTEIKPEVAVPSARYGDRAENFTLDQRIGRDSERKDHQLDNEKTEMQRGSWRNENRRNIKETEKLQDRRSEPETWRKPVEQAKPALPDAPGLRYGKAATALELAQAFSRSISDAKAADRLSGQMTGRNQTPFSRLTDTRDFYSGPTRRRQINGY
- the LOC122671082 gene encoding uncharacterized protein LOC122671082 isoform X1, which produces MKRREAKGRGRMSKKKAFSGSTMTLKDFHGGSIPSDLPLPSAPGVYSSIVRPSDRPGFERQMPTSWGNPMGRSDHRSRPGSSGATRNFDEKASLLSHPPHLGRNFDEDERKPLDGVSVPRRSVSDESLRVPPSGPEQKADSISAGKFTGQISTSVSHSPGVAPSSFPARFTGAASMGMNTHIQAGNNGQASASSHPNAWGTRKEVVGVCEPVPSATLSGPSVISRFAQASALEKVSSGRWQTKHPIHHSPDIEVIRYSDTESDCHSKDNNAYIGVTPISERGDHDAMRGSFTERGSIADDSVRGSGRELPDYERVRSPLYLEAKDRARSPIYLEVKDGSLPIYPNAVRPASTEGKFAGSQTQPSVPPEVSERPKLKLLPRSKPLETSEAPVVEFKQQGYQSVHVEVVNESFANANPPKPGSAGAEMGNRTVERPKLNLKPRSQPLDHAEESVERERKALFGGARPREFVLKERGIDDVAINNLDTTQQPTRIKHELNKTEIKPEVAVPSARYGDRAENFTLDQRIGRDSERKDHQLDNEKTEMQRGSWRNENRRNIKETEKLQDRRSEPETWRKPVEQAKPALPDAPGLRYGKAATALELAQAFSRSISDAKAADRLSGQMTGRNQTPFSRLTDTRDFYSGPTRRRQINGY